AGGCAACGAGGAAACCCCTCCCACAGCCAGAACATCCCGTCGAGGTCCAGCCACAAACTGAGTCTGTTCAGGCACCAACGCCCGAGCCGGTTTCAGAGCCCGTTCAAGAGCCTACGCCTGAACCAGTGCTTCCCGTCAGCCCTCTTAGCCCTGTGCCACCTCCTAAGGACGAGGCACCCCAGGAATTGGCTCGGGAGAATATGGTTTCTCCTACTCCATCAAGCCctgagaacaagaagaagaaactccaGAAGGCAGAAAAGGAGAGCCGCGGTTTCCGGAAGTTGTTCCGCAAGAACAGAAGTTCCAAACTACCTGATGACGCTGCCGCTAATGTTCATGAGTTCCTGCGCCAGACCCAAGCAACACCAGAGCCCCAGGCGCAGAAGCCCCTTACTCCAGCTGACACACCTGAGCCTGCAGCCGCTATCCAGCGTGTTCCAGTGCCTCAACTCGCACAAGCAGATGAGGCTGACATGCCTACCCCCACACCTGCTGCTGAGTTTGTGACGCCAATGGAGGAACCTGTGCAGCGAGTCGATACACCTCAGAGGAACCAGGATATCGCGGAGCCCACTATCGACCAGTCACAGATAACCCCCAGTGCTAAGGACTCGGCTCCTGCCCAGAAGGCAGTTCCTCAGTTCAACCAAGGCCCTCTTGAAGACCAGCCAGCCTTTGCTCCTGATtcggatgatgaagacgacgcAACGCCTCCTCCTATTCCCCGCTCACCCCGCCACTCCCCCCAGATTGGAGGCCCAGCGCAGcccgaggagaagctgagtCACAGTGCCGGTCCAGGAGTTCAAGATCGCTGGGCACAAATTCGAAAGAACGCTGCTGAGAGGGCCGCTATTCGCCCTGATGATCAGCTTCGGCCGTCGTACAGTAACAGCAACAGAactggagatggcgatgacgataCAAGTGGAGAAGAGAGTAAGTCTGCATGGGGATATTAGATACCGAATAGTAAACTAACACGATGTTCCAGCTATCGAATCTCGTGTCGCCCGCATCAAGGCTCGTGTAGCCGAGTTGACGAACAACATGGAGAGTACGAATGGTCCTCAGGCTAATGCCACCCGTCATTAGGTAACTCACTACGAGACGAGCGATCTCAGCCCCGAGGTGGAATTGCAATATGCCCTTCCTTCATTGCCAGCATGGACGAAGTCTGTCCTTTATACGAACAATCGCGACGACGTGACACATCTACGAGACACATTTCGCAATCCTTACACACGTTTAATACCAGCCGACGCTGatttgcttttcttcattTTTCTCTGGCctcgtttcttttttttgagtttcttctttctcGTTTGACATATGATACCACTAGAGGATGTAAGAAGAGAAAAGCAGCGAATCTTGACAGTTTACATGAGAAGAACGAGGGGTTCAAGAAACCATGGACTGGGCTTTTCCGGGTGCCATGAAATCCTGTACTTAATCATGTTTTTTCAGCCCAAATTCTAGCAAACCCCCTTCTCCAGCGTTTCTTATATATATCTTGCTTCGGGGACCATCCTGAGACTTGCCAATGTTGTCGTAAATGTGATGACCTGTCTGAAAGTGAGATTCTACGAAAGAGTTCAATATTCGAGATGAAACTCCATATATTGAGGTACTATTGTGTAAATTCCTAGTAGCTTGGTAGTTATCGTTTTAAGATGTGTGATcaaataatataaatatcTTGGTGTAGATTCATCATCGTCTATGATGCTCTGACTCTCTTACCTGTACCACGGCCTCTGCTTGTGGGCTCATCATCTACTTCgtcgtcaacttcttcagTATTCTCCCCTTCATCTACCGGGGCAGCTGCATTcctccttgatgctcttTTACGCTTTCCTCCGCTCTCAACGCCCCTTGCCTCTTCGCCTGTAACATTTGCTCGCAGACGATCTACCGCTGCAGCCATACGTTTGCTTCCCTGGGCTTTCTGTCTTGGTGCAAATGCCTCCTTAgctccaactccaacactGCCACCAAAAAATCTGGTGATGTTACTCTGTGTGCCTTCGCGGTCTCGCTTATTCATATCTTTGATCACTGGTACAAGGACCTCGTCCGTCCGTTCTTTGCTCCAGCCAATAGTAGCCATCAAGAACTGCCGTAGTCCCTCAACATCTGGTACACCCCACTGGAAATTCTCATTgctgtcatcaacctctgGGTGTAGGTACGCATCATAAACCGCCGGGTTAGGAAAGCCTGGTGGTAAGAAGAGTTTGGTACCTTGGGATTTGCGAAACTTCTTGCGAAAAGGCGTTGAGACATCAGCGTCCTTAGGGCGTGTCTGCGATTGCACCGATCTCCACCATTCGCGAAAGTCCTCTAGTCCAGACTTACCAGGGAACTCAGATAGAATCTCGACAGCTGTTACAGGACCGACACCTGATAATCCCTCAGTGTAATCAGAGCCCAGCAGATGCGCAAGAGAGATGAGTTGCTCTCGAGACAGGGAGAGCTCCTTTTCGATATCGCCCACCAAGTAGCACTCAACAAATTTGTTGCTATTAAACATGTTCTTGTACACGCGTGTGCCACCGAACAAGAAGGTATCCGAGTCATCAGTCACAATGCCATCGACAAGTCCTAGACGGACGAGCTCAGCACATTGGGCTTCAGCTTCCATAGGGGCGGTGATATAAGGAATTCCAAATAGACGAAGGAGAGCCTGGCATTCAGTGATCATGACTTGGGTgacctcatctgcatctcGACGGTCTTTCTTCTGTTGGTTTCGTAGGGCGCGCAATTCTCTTTCATAGTCTTCTTTGTTTTGCTCAGCcgttttgttgttgagctcaCTGGCGAAACGGGCATGCTCTTCGGCTTCCTCGGCCATTTGTGCCATGAGCTCTTCGTCACCAGGGTCGCTAAATTCGTCGTACTCCACGTCGTCAAAGAGCCCATCGTCGTCGATATCAAGTTCTTGGTTTCCTCCCACTGCTGGCGCACCAATGAAGGGAATTTCCTCATAGATAGACGCATGACTCTTTTCTGCCGTGGTCACAGCATTGGTAGGTACCACATCTTCAAATTCTGGCTCGGGTGATTCTGATTTTCGAGActtgtcctcatcttcgtgcCCCGAATATGCAGTTGGTTCTTCCACTGTATGATCCGCaaggtcttgggcttctgcTTCAGGTGATGGCTCCTTAACCTTCTCTACTACTTGTTCAAGGGCATCCTCTCGCTCATgtgttggagttgaaacTCCCTTTGTCAATTCTGGCTTTTCAGTTTGCAGAGAAGcctcgttgatcttctcagtctcatcttcCGCGTCGATGGTGAGAGGCTCTTTCTGGGCAGGCttctttggtgatggcggcTTATCCaaaacctcaacatcactatcatcatctgaggAAGAGTCGATGTGGATCAGCTGATCTTGCATCTTGCGGCAATAAAGccgctcctcttcttcagctgcctGCCTGTCTGCGTTGTTGATCTCACGCTCAGTTTctcgctgcttcttgagcgACTCCCGGATGTCGGTGTCGTCAGTTAACCACGGCGGCAAGGGTCTGGGCGCATTTTCATCCTGCAGTTCTCTCTCAAACCCACCAGCCAtgtcgtcctcttcgtcattGAGAACAGTTGAGTTTTCGCCCGCAACTTCAGATTTCTTATTTGGCTCAGCTTCTGGggctttcttctttccaaatAGTGACGAGCCCCAGTCAAGTTTCGGGAACGGCAGTGGGCCATCAAATGGggttttcttgttctcgacgACGGGTACAAACTTTGATTTTGGCTGAGGCTTCTTTTTCATCCTGGCCTTTGCAAGCACTGTCTGCATAtcttcgtcgctgtcgctATCGGCAGCGGTATCATGCTCTTGGCGCCTGGGTACCGCAGCGCTTGCTCTATTATTAACAATATGAGCAATCATGGAGCCTCCTTTGGCTGTAATAGGCTTTTGTGCGTCAACCGACTTCTGTGTCCATTTAGGCGCTTCCATGGGAATGTCCTCGAACTCCTCATGATCTGACTCTTTTCCAACTCCATGTTGATTTTGTAGTGACATAGCTATTGCGCGGTTGAggtcatcctcttcgtcgttgTGCAGTGCTTCTTCAGGTGGTTGTTCAAACAGCACATCTGTGTTCCCGATATTCCCGCCGACGAAGAGCGACTCCTCGCCCTGAGGGGAGGACTCTTGAGGATAGTTACCATATATCTGCCGCCGTCGCGCCGCTATATCCTGGGCTGCTTGGTAGCTAGTCACCTGTGCTGCAGAAGGTTTCGGGAGTCGGTTGAGTCCCTCTATGGGAACGTCTTCAAaatcttcttcgtcttcctcctcatcttccttggATTGATATTGAACTTGAATGGCATCGACGTCGATAGGTTTATGTGCCTCTCCAACGTCCTTTTCTCTGCTGACTACACCCAAAGCCCATCCTCCCTCAGCGCCCTCATTCTTTACAAGGATGTACTCTCTGTTCTTTTCGCCAGCAACTCGCGCATTTACTCCAAGTGTCAAATCGGTGCCAGTCATGCCGACTTCATACATGAGACGTTGAGTGAGATGATTACGTTCCTTGACCCTTTCGATctggaacttggagaagGCCATGCGATCTGGGAACATTTCTTCCAGCTGCTCCTTGCTGAGACCCATTCTCAGCCGGCTCCTGAGTCTTGCTGCGTTCAGGATATTGTATCGATCAGGAGCTGGAAGACTCTTGAAGAATTCGCCGTCAAAATCGATCTTGCTGAAGTCATAAAGGTTGATATCTTCACCGTCTTGAAACTGGCGCGCGTattcttccagctcttctaCACTCATGATTCGTGGATCATCTGGCTTTCCCATTGCCGCGATGCCACCACCATCTAGATCGGGAAGATGGTAGGCGTCCTGCTTTCGAAACGTTCTTCCCTTCCGTCTCTCATTTTGGGATAggagagcttcatcatcgtaAACAAGTTGACTGGCATCAGGGATcacttcttgttgctgctcttCCCGGGCAGATATATCACGTTCTCGATCTCTCCGCCTGCGATCATGGTCTTCTTCCGCGATGCGCTGCATTTGCACCGCTAGCAGTTTACCGGCCGTGCGAACGGCATCTTCACGACGGCCTTCGCGTCTTCGCTTTCGATGCTGAATCGTCTGTCTCTTGAGAATCGGTGCGCCACCGTCGAAGACAAATACTGGTTGAATACCAAACCACAGAAGCTTGCATATGCGACGGAAGAAACCGACGACGTGCGAGTTGCGCAGCGCATTGCCTTCCTTGTCGCGCACAGCTTTGAGAAATTGATATATCCAAATCGAGGCATCGACTGCCAGTCGCTTGCGATTTAGAGTCGCGAGATTCGTCGGTCGGGCGCATGGCTGAACAACTGTCCATAGACCGGTCACACCCATGATAGGCTATGACCGTGAATTCACTACAAGTCCGTGTAATAGGGATAGGCACCAGGCCCTGTGTTTAAGGGATACGCCCTTGTCTGATGGGAGTAATAGTCATTGTCTGGTGGTGCGTAGAAAGGGGATTGTTGACGTTTCTACAATTGGGCTGTTATGGaaatgatgagaatggaaagtCTAAGATCTAAGAAAACAATCGAATATTCACGGCTGCCTTCAGCATCGAGCTTCTATAACGTCAGCGTGGGGCCGGTATGTCGCCGGTAATCCGTTGCCGCCAATCTTCCATTTCTGTTAGGTCCGCAAAATCAATGAACATCACATTCCCCACGTCTTCACCAATAAATCACAACCCTCAAACCTCTGGCCCCCAAGCCTTCTTGGGTGGAAATGGATGCCGAAAAGGCTCGGCAATACCTCAGCAGTATTCTTAACAAGAATCTTCGCGTGTACACCTCCGATGGACGGTTGTTCTGGGGCGCTCTAAAATGCACCGACCCGGTATGTTTCGATAACCTATAGCTGCTGAGTCTTGGTTGTAAGCGactgacctgacctgaccttGAAGGACAAGAATATTGTGCTAGCTCACACTTATGAATATCggcagccatcatcaagagaGCGTGAAAAGGCAGCAGAGAAAGCTGACGGAGAAACTGCCAAGGTCGACATGACCTCTCGCTACTTGGGACTGGTTGTTATACCCGGGGAACACATTGCCAAAATGGAAGTCGAGGAGTTTGCGAGTCAAATGAGGAATCAGAATACCATATAGCGGACAGTGGGAGGAAAGGAAACCCTGTATCCCAGACCCAAACAATAGAAtgatttaggtaacttatTATcagtttaggatatctttcCTGAGcttaggataccttttgctgagtttattaACACCATATATCAAGATCTGGTGATTCCGTGGGGAGCGGATACAGAGATAACATTAATGAATTAAAAGTACAACAAGGCTACCGCAAAAGAAAGTCATCGTACCCATTCAGCCTTTTGCAACCCGCCCAGCCTAGAGCTACCCACAACGCCTTGTACAACCAAGATTGCGTTCCCATCATTACTACCGAACGCGAGGAAAGCAAGACACACGCTCGTCCTCCTTCATATAGCCTGAATTCAGTACTTTGCCACTTCGATCATGAGCACGTTCTACGCGGCAACCGCTTCCTGTGTGCGCCCACGAGACTCGCCATTCAGACCACCATCGCTGTCCAGAATGGAGCCTCgggcatcttcctcttcctcttcctcatcactgTCGAGATCACGGTCCCGAGCAGTCCAGGAGCTACCGTCGTTCAAGGGCACATCTTGACCGGAGAGGTCGTGGCCCTCACCTCGGTTGCGGATGTTGTTACGACGTCGCTGAGACAAAGTGCGGGCGCGGGTAGAGAGTTTGGAAGAAACAACAGCGTTGGAAGTAACCCAGTTCGTCAGGGCGTCTTCGCAGTCTTGAATAATGGCCTTACTAGCCTCATAACCATCGTAGGCCTGACGAGTCTCGCCGGGAGTGACCGGGGTGTCATCGATAAGCTCGAGGAGGTGCTTTCCATAGCCTGCAATAATGGCAACCTTCTCACAATGCTCACGGAGAGCATCGAATTGGTAGGTATAGGCTGCCTTCACCTTCTCTCGAGTGATGTTAGAAAGCTgagcctcagcaacaagagaCTCGGCCTCCGCTCGGACAAGTTCCTGTTCGAGGACGACAATCTTGGGAGAGTTGGGCTCCTTGTACTTGAGTTGGGCGATCTGATCAGTGATCTTCTGCTTGCCTAAGGCGGGATTAGCAGACAATACGCTGTCTAGGTGGTGAGTGGTACTTACGGTCACGGCTTGGCTGAACGGAAGCTTCAATGTTGCGGATACTCTTCATAGTGACCCTGTACTGGTCATAACGGTCGACATATTGGTCCTCAAGCTCGCCGATCTCGTAAAGAAGAACACCGAGCTTGTCGGTAACGTCGGAAACATCTTCGTCACCAGCCTCCCCCCAAATGGATAGTTGTTGCTGCCAAGTTAGTTTGAATGGCTCATGGGATTGGGTGATTTGGAACATACAGCAACTTCCATTCGCTCGCGGGCAACGGTCTCTAAGCTTCGCATCACAtttttctccatcttgaccagctgggacagcttcttggccaagtcaGGGCCAAAGGCACCGCCAGCATTGCGACGAAGGGCATGTCCTGCTCGGGAGATATTGTTAGCTCTGTTGGAATTGACAGTCGAAGTGGCGTGATGCTAGCTTACCGAAGCTGCTCTTGAAGAGGCGGCCGGATTTTGTCGACGATGGAGGTGGCGGGGGGTTCTGCTCGAGGTCAGTTTTGCTGTAGCACTGAGTTGTGGCGTCATAAGCTTGAATTAAACGCACCTGGAGCTGAGAGGCAGTAGGCGCCCGAGTCTGGCGCATGGAATAGGTGCGATGCATGATGAATGCTGTTGTTTATGAATGCGACGACGAGCGGTGGAGTTGAGTATGGATGACAAGAAAAGGGTCCGGCAAGGACAGGCAGGGAATAAATAATATCAGGTGGGGATTAACGTGGGTAGCagacggagacggagatCACAACTGCAGAGCTGAGAATCAAGCAAGGATAAGTTGTCGGAGAAAACACGAAAGAGAAGATCGTGGCCGGGCTGCTGGGAACGTTATATGATGGAGGCCAGAAACAGGGCAAGgctcaggcttgggctctggtggtgtttgttgcTGCGGAGAACCAAGATCGTCACCTTTTTCGATGCGGGAGCTGAGAGCGACGTCATCAAGACTCCACTTGGACAAGAACGACTGAGTGAGGTCCTCGATACAGACGGGCGCTAGCATTTAGTGTATGTGTACACTGCAGCCCCTGGTGATTGCAGCATTACTCGAGGTACCGCTACTTACGTCAAGCGTGTCTCAGGTCTACGTCTTGCATTCTCGGGCCTCCGCCAAGGATCCTTACCTGTGCATCCGGAGAGACCCCCCCAGGCCCCCCAAGAACTGGACTGCCCATCCCGGATGCGGTTCATGACCACCAGGCTTCGGTCGAACCCAGCGCAACGCTAGTGAGTGTCTAAGATGAAATATGACGATATCGAGGCACAAGTTTGGGGTCTTTGGGAGGTCAGTGGGTGGGTGAACGGGCTCTAAAACTGAGCGATCCTCCGGCAGTCTCCAGCCCGACAGATAAAGGAGACAAGGGGTAATTGAGGCAGCCTAGAAATCGAATCACCGCGAGGGCCTTTTTCACATGTTGTGGTTGGGTTAGTTccgatgttgttgatgtcagtCGTTTTGTGAAACAGGGTCTTTTCCGAAGTTGACAGCAATTTCTTGAAGCAGTATGGACTGTCTGACGAGGTTGCTAGGCTGCGCAGTGTAAATGATTCCAAGTCCGATATTTGTATTAGAGTGAATAGGACACAAAGAGATTGGATGTCATTGGTTGTCCAAAGTTTCAAAAAAGTGCCAGGTATATAAAACTACCGGAGCCAAGACAATAATTTATATCTTAATTAGGCCCTCTTTTGCTCGTTTTTCAGTGACCAGTTCGATCGCAGTTAAAAGCATCCGGCCATTCCGATAAATCACAAACCTGACTATAGTGATCCTCACGTGAGGCAGCCTGTCACTTCCAAGATATATCAAAATTCTTTGGAAAAGAGATAAACTAAAAAACATGCCTTTAAGATCAAATTACTTATCTGTACAGACAGTTTGATTTTGCATGATGCTATCTATGACCTTTTTCAGCTTGGATGTTCCACGATAGCTCTGGCTAGAGCACAGTATATCTAGCATCTATCATAGACCATGGATGCTTGAGTAGCGTCGATAATTATCAGCGACTATATTAGAGGGATATTTATCAAACTCATATGTGAGCAGGATGGAATCTACAATCACCACAAAACAGTGCCATGACGGTTCGCTTTTATAGAGGGAACAAATATGCATGCATGGATGTTAAATCGCCCTCCACCTTACCTTTAAGCCTTGAGGTAATGACCAATCCAGCCACGCTAAGCCGGATTAATGAACGCGACCCCCTGTCAATATCCCCTGTAGACTCTTCAACGCGTGCAATTGACACTCATTCACCCATTCAACTAATTATTCATCTCTGTCTTGGTTTGAGTTTCGAGAGGCAACAAACCGACAATCGATGGCACTCGTATCTTTTGTACAAATCCGTCGTATATAATACCGTTATCTTGCTCTCTGGTATTCAGTTTCTTTGGTTTCTTCGGCCTATTCTGCGCCATTCGCTCCTATTTTCTGCCGAATTTGCACCTTTAATCTGTCCACACGCGTCTCTGACTGGGTCGACAAACCCGTGTCTCCTTCTCACGTCTCATTTATTATCTACAAAGGTGCTCTccacagcaacatcagcacgAATTACAGCCCTTACCtatcttcctttctcttcccccTCCTTTTGGTGTCCATCAGCGACTCCTCTTGTGCAGGATGGTAGCAGTTGCTGGCTACCTATAGAGAGGGGCAATTCTGGTAAAAAAAACCTTTGGCAGTTCGCCTTCCTTACCAATACAGGCGGTTGTACCTTGCCTTAGAGTTTGAGGGCAATGTCACCAGCCGCAACCATggcctctcatcatctcgtcGCCATCGCCGCAGGAAAACCTGACACCATCGACTTGACAGGAGACAGTGATTCAGATTACGAACCAGATTCTCTGG
This genomic interval from Fusarium verticillioides 7600 chromosome 1, whole genome shotgun sequence contains the following:
- a CDS encoding DNA excision repair protein ERCC-5; the encoded protein is MGVTGLWTVVQPCARPTNLATLNRKRLAVDASIWIYQFLKAVRDKEGNALRNSHVVGFFRRICKLLWFGIQPVFVFDGGAPILKRQTIQHRKRRREGRREDAVRTAGKLLAVQMQRIAEEDHDRRRRDRERDISAREEQQQEVIPDASQLVYDDEALLSQNERRKGRTFRKQDAYHLPDLDGGGIAAMGKPDDPRIMSVEELEEYARQFQDGEDINLYDFSKIDFDGEFFKSLPAPDRYNILNAARLRSRLRMGLSKEQLEEMFPDRMAFSKFQIERVKERNHLTQRLMYEVGMTGTDLTLGVNARVAGEKNREYILVKNEGAEGGWALGVVSREKDVGEAHKPIDVDAIQVQYQSKEDEEEDEEDFEDVPIEGLNRLPKPSAAQVTSYQAAQDIAARRRQIYGNYPQESSPQGEESLFVGGNIGNTDVLFEQPPEEALHNDEEDDLNRAIAMSLQNQHGVGKESDHEEFEDIPMEAPKWTQKSVDAQKPITAKGGSMIAHIVNNRASAAVPRRQEHDTAADSDSDEDMQTVLAKARMKKKPQPKSKFVPVVENKKTPFDGPLPFPKLDWGSSLFGKKKAPEAEPNKKSEVAGENSTVLNDEEDDMAGGFERELQDENAPRPLPPWLTDDTDIRESLKKQRETEREINNADRQAAEEEERLYCRKMQDQLIHIDSSSDDDSDVEVLDKPPSPKKPAQKEPLTIDAEDETEKINEASLQTEKPELTKGVSTPTHEREDALEQVVEKVKEPSPEAEAQDLADHTVEEPTAYSGHEDEDKSRKSESPEPEFEDVVPTNAVTTAEKSHASIYEEIPFIGAPAVGGNQELDIDDDGLFDDVEYDEFSDPGDEELMAQMAEEAEEHARFASELNNKTAEQNKEDYERELRALRNQQKKDRRDADEVTQVMITECQALLRLFGIPYITAPMEAEAQCAELVRLGLVDGIVTDDSDTFLFGGTRVYKNMFNSNKFVECYLVGDIEKELSLSREQLISLAHLLGSDYTEGLSGVGPVTAVEILSEFPGKSGLEDFREWWRSVQSQTRPKDADVSTPFRKKFRKSQGTKLFLPPGFPNPAVYDAYLHPEVDDSNENFQWGVPDVEGLRQFLMATIGWSKERTDEVLVPVIKDMNKRDREGTQSNITRFFGGSVGVGAKEAFAPRQKAQGSKRMAAAVDRLRANVTGEEARGVESGGKRKRASRRNAAAPVDEGENTEEVDDEVDDEPTSRGRGTGKRVRAS